Proteins found in one Rhodobacteraceae bacterium D3-12 genomic segment:
- the mobA gene encoding molybdenum cofactor guanylyltransferase MobA codes for MSAPIGIILAGGLARRMGGGDKALLPLTSQQGQGTLLSHVIARLAPQTTSLALNANGDPSRFDSLGLPVLPDTINGFPGPLAGVLAGMDWAAEQGADAIVTAAADTPFFPHDLVDRLTQAAAGMTNPLTLAKTDNGRHPTFGLWPVALRHDLRDALNGGLRKVVQWTDGHGAASAHFPGTDPDPFFNINTPEDLAMAQSIAKAAP; via the coding sequence ATGAGCGCGCCTATCGGCATAATCCTCGCCGGTGGGTTGGCCCGCCGCATGGGCGGTGGTGACAAAGCACTTTTGCCCCTGACCTCGCAACAGGGGCAGGGGACGTTGCTGTCGCATGTGATCGCACGCCTTGCGCCGCAAACCACCTCGCTTGCGCTCAATGCCAATGGTGATCCTTCTCGCTTTGACAGCCTCGGGTTGCCCGTCTTGCCCGACACGATTAATGGCTTCCCCGGCCCTCTCGCGGGCGTGCTGGCGGGCATGGATTGGGCCGCAGAACAAGGCGCCGACGCAATCGTCACCGCCGCCGCTGACACACCGTTCTTCCCGCACGATCTGGTGGACAGGCTGACACAGGCCGCCGCTGGAATGACCAACCCTCTTACCCTCGCCAAGACGGATAATGGCCGCCACCCCACCTTCGGCCTCTGGCCCGTGGCCCTGCGCCATGATCTGCGGGATGCCTTGAATGGTGGCTTGCGCAAGGTGGTGCAATGGACCGACGGGCATGGCGCCGCCTCTGCCCATTTTCCCGGCACCGATCCCGATCCGTTCTTTAACATCAACACGCCCGAAGACCTCGCCATGGCGCAATCCATAGCCAAGGCCGCGCCATGA
- a CDS encoding DUF6173 family protein: protein MDDKIETTAEAHEDSVLPRRHEVHADPNVTPCTDVPREVTQKPVEQKSPAEWAYERLILYIQNFEEQLDNEHEVAMGFAGGNAGVIRIEGMGFFDPDIVTFYGSDDSGIKTQLIEHVSQLSVILRALPKQVETAAPNRIGFRLAQDLDQGS, encoded by the coding sequence ATGGATGACAAGATCGAAACCACCGCCGAAGCCCACGAAGACAGCGTGCTCCCCCGCCGTCACGAAGTTCACGCCGACCCCAATGTCACCCCCTGCACCGATGTGCCGCGCGAAGTGACACAAAAGCCGGTGGAGCAAAAAAGCCCGGCCGAATGGGCCTATGAGCGGCTGATCCTCTATATCCAGAATTTCGAGGAACAACTCGACAACGAACACGAGGTTGCTATGGGCTTCGCCGGCGGCAATGCCGGGGTGATCAGAATCGAGGGCATGGGGTTTTTCGACCCCGACATCGTCACCTTCTATGGCTCGGACGACAGCGGGATCAAAACCCAGCTGATCGAGCACGTCAGCCAGCTTTCGGTGATTCTGCGTGCCCTGCCGAAACAGGTCGAAACCGCCGCGCCAAACCGGATCGGGTTTCGCTTGGCGCAAGATCTCGATCAAGGAAGTTGA
- a CDS encoding arylsulfatase has protein sequence MPNTPNAKRPNAILILADDMGFSDIGCMGSEINTPNIDAMARGGQTYTSMYNCARCCPTRASLLTGLYPHKAGIGHMTADYGSAAYQGYLRNDAVTIAEVLRLAGYRTLMSGKWHVGGPYDPREADVWTPGDVGQPTPRQRGFDRFFGTIDGAGSYFFPHYIGEDDSRIDVTSDDFYMTDAISDKAVDMVGEAVGEGKPFFLYLAYTAPHWPLQAHAEDIARYQGTYLKGWDALRISRHEAMLGRGMLQGNWEISPRDPDARPWEHTENKDWEDARMATYAAMVESMDRGIGRVMTKLRALGVEKDTLVLFLSDNGGCAEFMEEDGWAASYPDRGFDGESITAGNIAGLEPGPGTTFQSYDVAWSNVSNAPFRMHKTWVHEGGISTPLFAHWPNGIKAGGIVHQARHVVDIMPTILDATGASYPQDFDGHGIQKLDGESLGPLFRNHDAEREAPIFWEHEGNCAARIGDWKLVREFGQDWELYNMRDDRTELHDLRLKNAPKAAELLKEYENWADKVGVVDWGVIRDHPDMDWVKPERPELD, from the coding sequence ATGCCCAATACGCCGAACGCAAAGCGCCCGAATGCCATCCTTATCCTCGCCGACGATATGGGGTTTTCCGATATCGGCTGCATGGGGTCCGAGATCAACACCCCCAATATCGACGCTATGGCGCGGGGCGGGCAAACCTATACGTCGATGTACAATTGCGCACGCTGTTGCCCGACCCGCGCCAGCCTGCTGACCGGGCTTTATCCGCACAAGGCGGGCATCGGGCACATGACGGCGGATTACGGCTCGGCGGCGTATCAGGGGTATCTGCGCAACGATGCGGTCACCATTGCCGAGGTGCTGCGCCTTGCGGGCTATCGCACCTTGATGAGCGGCAAATGGCACGTCGGCGGCCCCTATGACCCGCGCGAGGCAGATGTCTGGACACCGGGCGACGTCGGACAGCCAACACCGCGCCAGCGTGGGTTTGACCGTTTCTTTGGTACAATCGACGGCGCAGGAAGCTATTTCTTCCCCCATTACATCGGCGAGGATGACAGCCGCATTGATGTCACAAGCGACGATTTCTACATGACCGATGCGATCTCGGACAAAGCCGTTGATATGGTGGGCGAGGCGGTGGGCGAGGGGAAACCCTTCTTCCTCTATCTCGCCTATACCGCGCCGCATTGGCCGCTTCAGGCCCACGCCGAAGACATCGCCCGCTATCAAGGAACATACCTCAAAGGGTGGGACGCGCTGCGCATCTCCCGCCACGAAGCCATGCTCGGGCGCGGTATGCTGCAAGGTAATTGGGAGATTTCGCCCCGCGACCCTGATGCTCGCCCATGGGAGCATACCGAAAACAAGGATTGGGAAGACGCCCGCATGGCGACCTATGCGGCGATGGTTGAAAGCATGGACCGCGGCATCGGTCGCGTCATGACCAAGCTCCGCGCGCTCGGGGTCGAAAAAGACACGCTGGTTCTGTTCCTCTCCGACAACGGCGGGTGCGCGGAATTCATGGAGGAAGACGGCTGGGCCGCAAGCTATCCCGACCGCGGGTTTGACGGCGAAAGCATCACTGCGGGCAATATCGCGGGGCTTGAACCCGGTCCCGGCACCACATTCCAAAGCTATGATGTCGCTTGGTCGAACGTCTCGAATGCGCCCTTCAGGATGCACAAGACTTGGGTGCACGAGGGCGGCATATCTACGCCGCTTTTTGCCCATTGGCCCAACGGCATCAAAGCTGGCGGCATCGTGCATCAGGCGCGACATGTGGTCGACATCATGCCAACGATTCTCGATGCAACAGGCGCCAGCTATCCGCAGGATTTCGACGGCCACGGCATTCAGAAGCTCGACGGGGAAAGCCTTGGGCCGTTGTTCCGCAATCATGACGCCGAACGCGAAGCGCCGATTTTCTGGGAGCACGAAGGCAATTGCGCCGCCCGCATTGGCGATTGGAAGCTGGTGCGCGAATTTGGTCAGGACTGGGAACTCTACAACATGCGCGATGACCGCACCGAGCTTCACGACCTTCGCTTGAAAAACGCGCCCAAGGCCGCGGAACTGCTCAAGGAATACGAAAATTGGGCCGATAAGGTGGGCGTTGTCGATTGGGGCGTGATCCGTGACCACCCCGACATGGATTGGGTCAAACCCGAACGCCCCGAGCTTGACTGA
- a CDS encoding DUF6356 family protein, with protein MADAQSNTRTPSNPPLARLFLDHPHSVNESYFGHMRFALGFAFWLGLAALAAMVHAILPFACETTASRITRRLYARIEHRGPET; from the coding sequence ATGGCCGACGCACAGAGCAACACCCGCACGCCCAGCAACCCGCCTTTGGCACGGCTTTTCCTCGATCATCCGCATTCAGTGAACGAGAGCTATTTCGGGCATATGCGTTTTGCCCTTGGGTTTGCGTTCTGGCTTGGGCTGGCGGCACTTGCGGCGATGGTCCACGCGATCCTGCCGTTTGCTTGTGAGACCACGGCAAGCCGGATCACCCGACGGCTTTATGCCCGGATCGAGCATCGTGGGCCTGAGACGTAA
- a CDS encoding acyl-CoA dehydrogenase has translation MPYRAPIADFAYLMDHVVGYSQVTATERFAEAGEDVAQAILSEAGRLSDEVLAPLQRNGDLHPARLENGVVRTSPGFADGYAAITEGGWVSISGDPEYGGMGLPMTLTTAVNDMMSGACLSLQLNPLMTQGQIEALEHHASDALKATYLPKLMSGQWSSTMNLTEPQAGSDVGALRSKAEPNGDGTYAVSGQKIYITWGDNDFTENVCHLVLARLPDGVPGTKGISLFLVPKFIPDADGNPGKANSLRVVSLEHKLGIHGSPTAVMEFDGATGWLVGPEHGGMAAMFTMMNNARLGVGVQGVGVAEGAFQHALAYAQERKQGRTPVEGGSGTIIDHADVRRMLATMKAETFAARAIALSCAVAIDMTNATGDKDWKARAAFLTPIAKAFGTETGMRVAETGVQVHGGMGFIEETGAAQYSRDVRVTAIYEGTNGIQSMDLVGRKLMDRGEAAAALLDELETHAESVRVKQPRMAESVWNATETLREATEWMVAQKDMNERFAGSVPFLMAFGRVLGAHFHLKAACAEEGDGPRTRLARFYIQRLLPEHAASLAHATAGAGDLYAVTPDDLVA, from the coding sequence ATGCCATATCGTGCGCCAATAGCGGATTTTGCCTATCTCATGGATCATGTCGTGGGATATTCTCAGGTCACTGCAACCGAGCGTTTCGCCGAGGCGGGCGAAGACGTCGCTCAGGCCATCCTGAGCGAGGCCGGGCGGCTGTCTGACGAGGTTCTCGCCCCGTTGCAGCGGAACGGCGATCTCCACCCCGCGCGGCTGGAAAACGGTGTCGTGCGCACCAGCCCCGGCTTTGCCGATGGCTACGCTGCCATAACCGAAGGCGGTTGGGTGTCGATCTCGGGTGATCCCGAATATGGCGGCATGGGCCTGCCGATGACCCTGACCACCGCCGTTAACGACATGATGAGCGGCGCCTGCCTGTCGCTGCAACTCAACCCGCTGATGACCCAAGGCCAGATCGAGGCGCTGGAACATCACGCCTCGGACGCGCTCAAGGCGACCTACCTGCCCAAGCTCATGTCCGGCCAGTGGAGCAGCACCATGAACCTGACCGAGCCGCAGGCCGGTTCGGATGTGGGCGCCCTGCGGTCCAAGGCGGAACCCAACGGCGATGGCACCTATGCGGTGTCGGGACAAAAGATCTATATCACTTGGGGCGATAACGACTTTACCGAGAATGTCTGCCACCTCGTGCTCGCGCGTCTGCCCGATGGCGTGCCGGGCACCAAGGGGATCAGCCTGTTTCTTGTGCCCAAGTTCATTCCTGATGCCGATGGCAACCCGGGCAAGGCCAATTCCCTGCGCGTGGTGAGCCTTGAGCACAAGCTCGGCATTCACGGCAGCCCGACCGCCGTGATGGAATTTGACGGCGCAACGGGCTGGCTCGTCGGGCCAGAGCACGGCGGCATGGCGGCGATGTTTACCATGATGAACAACGCGCGGCTGGGCGTCGGCGTCCAAGGCGTTGGCGTCGCCGAGGGCGCGTTTCAGCACGCATTGGCCTATGCACAAGAACGCAAACAGGGCCGCACCCCGGTTGAAGGTGGAAGCGGCACAATTATCGACCACGCCGATGTGCGCCGGATGCTGGCCACGATGAAGGCCGAAACCTTTGCCGCGCGCGCGATTGCGCTCTCTTGTGCGGTGGCGATCGACATGACCAACGCCACCGGCGACAAGGACTGGAAGGCGCGCGCCGCATTCCTGACCCCGATTGCCAAGGCATTCGGCACCGAAACCGGCATGCGCGTTGCCGAAACGGGGGTGCAGGTGCATGGCGGCATGGGCTTCATCGAAGAAACCGGCGCGGCACAATATTCGCGCGACGTGCGCGTAACGGCGATCTATGAGGGCACCAACGGCATTCAGTCGATGGACCTTGTTGGCCGCAAGCTGATGGACAGAGGCGAGGCCGCAGCCGCACTTCTGGATGAGCTGGAAACCCATGCCGAATCCGTGCGGGTGAAACAACCGCGCATGGCCGAGTCGGTGTGGAACGCCACTGAAACTCTGCGCGAAGCTACCGAATGGATGGTGGCGCAAAAGGACATGAACGAACGCTTTGCCGGATCGGTCCCGTTCCTTATGGCATTTGGTCGCGTTCTGGGCGCACATTTCCACCTCAAAGCCGCCTGCGCCGAAGAAGGCGACGGCCCGCGCACCCGTCTGGCGCGGTTTTACATCCAGCGGCTCTTGCCCGAGCACGCCGCCAGCCTTGCCCATGCAACGGCAGGGGCGGGTGATCTCTATGCCGTAACGCCTGACGATCTGGTCGCGTGA
- a CDS encoding formate dehydrogenase accessory sulfurtransferase FdhD codes for MAKLEITSQYLIAPDPANRRLTRGVTGTDHLGQPIEARVIEERPLTIFLNRQEIVTAMTIGDYPEYLALGFLRNQGMLAADEEVTSVDYDDELETVVVRTASETTYEDKLQRKTRTSGCAVGTVFGDMMEGLDKVTLPPTPLKTSDLYALSSAINRTPSLYLEAGAIHGTVLCQGARPLVYMEDVGRHNAVDKIAGWLFSEGQGAGDKLLYTTGRLTSEMVIKTALMGIPILASRSGFTAWGVEIARQVGLTLIGRLRGQRFVCLSGEERLLRDADLSKVPDEPKKARRKGAS; via the coding sequence TTGGCAAAGCTTGAAATCACGTCGCAATATCTCATCGCGCCCGATCCCGCGAACCGTCGGCTGACGCGCGGGGTCACGGGAACCGACCATCTCGGCCAACCCATCGAGGCCCGGGTAATCGAAGAACGCCCCTTGACGATTTTCCTCAACCGGCAGGAAATTGTCACCGCCATGACGATAGGTGACTACCCCGAATACCTCGCCCTAGGGTTCTTGCGCAATCAAGGGATGCTGGCGGCGGATGAGGAGGTGACCTCGGTCGATTATGATGACGAGCTTGAAACCGTCGTCGTTCGCACCGCCTCTGAAACCACCTACGAAGACAAGCTCCAGCGCAAGACCCGCACGTCGGGGTGTGCCGTTGGCACCGTGTTTGGCGACATGATGGAGGGGCTGGACAAGGTGACCCTGCCGCCCACGCCGCTCAAAACCTCCGACCTCTATGCGCTTTCGTCGGCGATCAATCGCACCCCGTCGCTCTACCTCGAAGCGGGGGCGATCCATGGCACCGTGCTCTGTCAGGGCGCGCGCCCCTTGGTTTATATGGAGGACGTGGGCCGCCACAACGCGGTCGACAAAATCGCCGGGTGGCTGTTTTCCGAAGGGCAGGGGGCCGGTGACAAGCTGCTTTACACCACCGGGCGGCTGACCTCGGAAATGGTGATCAAAACGGCGCTCATGGGCATTCCCATCCTCGCCTCACGCTCTGGGTTTACCGCTTGGGGCGTGGAAATCGCTCGCCAGGTCGGCCTCACCCTGATCGGGCGACTGCGCGGCCAGCGGTTTGTCTGTCTCAGCGGAGAAGAACGCTTGCTGCGCGATGCCGACCTTTCGAAGGTGCCGGATGAGCCGAAAAAAGCCCGCCGCAAGGGCGCATCATGA
- a CDS encoding AzlD domain-containing protein, whose translation MADLSDLWLVIIALGVGSFALRFVFLGWIGNRELPPFVLRHLRYTAVAVLPALVTPLILWPAATGGEPDPARLAAAAATLVVGVMTRSVIGAISAGAVVLYGLIYLLG comes from the coding sequence ATGGCTGATCTGTCGGACCTGTGGCTGGTGATCATCGCCTTGGGCGTGGGCAGTTTCGCCCTGCGCTTTGTCTTCCTTGGCTGGATCGGCAACCGCGAATTGCCCCCGTTTGTGCTGCGGCATTTGCGATATACAGCGGTGGCGGTGCTTCCGGCGCTGGTCACGCCGCTGATTTTGTGGCCAGCCGCGACAGGTGGGGAACCGGACCCTGCGCGCCTTGCTGCGGCGGCGGCGACGCTGGTGGTTGGTGTGATGACACGCAGCGTGATCGGGGCGATCAGCGCGGGCGCGGTTGTGCTATACGGGTTGATATACTTGCTGGGATAG
- a CDS encoding molybdopterin-binding protein has product MAKFDTFIMVDWSGGNDRGPTPKKDAIWSCVAGEAPLYHRNRQTAEDWLTTRIGEEIDANRRVLAGFDFPFGYPTGLTRSLTATDDPLALWAWFADQITDAPKSNNRFDIAGRINRLFDGIGPFWGNGLKRDIPDLPRKGRARNCLALPEWREAERRAKGAFSCWQMSGAGSVGGQVMMGLPVLHRLRARFNGAAWPFEPLGNAPLALVEIWPSLIGDAVKVAQRADEITDAAQVRLLAGAVAALPHDTLAQMLADTPPEAAQEGWIFGLGHEDTLRRAARTISDLAPPPLRDDCFALPAGVNWTPVDDALALLRDRLTPVTGFETLPLSEALGRTLAEPVTARRSNPPLPNTAVDGYGFAHESLPPGDPVLPLVAGRAAAGLRFNGSVPPGHAIRILTGAALPDGVDTVVLQEDVQLGAGEVAFRGGVKPGANTRRAGEDVEKGAVILPAGRRLTPADLALAAAVGHAALPIRKPLRVAVISTGDELAEPGDSVSAGQIFDANRPMLLALLQRAGHVAIDMGRVQDSRSAMRARFDAAAAGADAILTSGGASAGDEDHVSALLTEAGAMALWRIAVKPGRPLGLGLWQGAPVFCLPGNPVAAMVCTCVFGLPALGLLAGRGWQAPRGYSVPAAFTKRKKPGRREYLRARMRDGRAEVFKSEGSGRISGLSWAEGLVELPDHALDVAEGDPVTFIPWDGFIS; this is encoded by the coding sequence ATGGCTAAGTTCGACACCTTTATCATGGTCGATTGGTCCGGCGGAAATGACCGTGGCCCCACGCCTAAGAAAGACGCAATCTGGAGCTGTGTCGCCGGCGAAGCGCCGCTCTATCATCGCAATCGGCAGACCGCCGAAGATTGGCTAACCACCCGTATCGGCGAAGAAATAGACGCCAATCGCCGCGTCCTCGCCGGGTTTGATTTCCCGTTTGGCTATCCCACTGGCCTCACTCGGTCCCTAACCGCCACCGACGACCCGCTTGCCCTTTGGGCGTGGTTCGCGGATCAGATCACGGATGCGCCAAAGTCCAACAACCGCTTTGATATCGCAGGCCGCATAAACCGCCTGTTCGACGGCATTGGCCCCTTTTGGGGCAATGGTCTCAAGCGCGACATCCCCGATCTGCCCCGCAAGGGGCGGGCACGCAATTGTTTGGCCTTGCCCGAATGGCGCGAGGCCGAACGCCGCGCCAAGGGCGCGTTTTCTTGCTGGCAGATGTCTGGCGCCGGGTCGGTTGGCGGGCAGGTGATGATGGGCCTGCCCGTGCTCCACCGCCTGCGCGCCCGCTTCAACGGTGCCGCATGGCCGTTTGAACCGCTCGGCAATGCCCCTCTGGCGCTTGTCGAAATCTGGCCCTCCCTGATTGGCGACGCAGTCAAAGTCGCGCAACGCGCTGACGAAATCACGGATGCGGCACAGGTGCGCCTGCTCGCCGGGGCGGTCGCGGCTCTGCCGCACGACACTCTGGCACAGATGCTCGCCGACACCCCTCCCGAGGCTGCGCAGGAGGGCTGGATTTTTGGCCTCGGTCACGAGGATACGCTGCGCCGCGCGGCGCGAACCATTTCTGATCTTGCCCCGCCGCCGCTTCGTGACGATTGCTTTGCCTTGCCCGCTGGCGTGAATTGGACGCCGGTCGACGATGCGCTCGCCTTGCTGCGTGACCGGCTTACCCCTGTCACCGGGTTCGAAACTCTGCCGCTCAGCGAAGCACTCGGGCGCACGCTCGCCGAGCCTGTCACCGCCCGTCGCTCCAATCCGCCGCTGCCCAACACCGCCGTTGATGGCTATGGCTTTGCTCATGAAAGCCTGCCGCCCGGTGATCCGGTTTTGCCGCTGGTCGCCGGTCGCGCCGCTGCGGGCCTGCGCTTCAATGGCTCCGTCCCGCCCGGCCATGCGATCCGCATCCTGACCGGCGCGGCCTTGCCCGATGGTGTTGACACCGTTGTCTTGCAAGAAGACGTGCAACTCGGCGCCGGAGAGGTGGCCTTTCGCGGCGGCGTCAAACCCGGCGCGAACACCCGCCGCGCCGGGGAAGATGTCGAAAAAGGCGCGGTGATCCTGCCTGCTGGACGTCGCCTTACGCCTGCTGATCTCGCTCTTGCCGCTGCTGTTGGCCACGCGGCGCTGCCCATCCGCAAACCGCTTAGAGTTGCGGTGATTTCGACCGGAGACGAACTGGCCGAGCCGGGCGACTCCGTCAGCGCCGGTCAGATTTTCGACGCCAATCGCCCGATGCTGCTCGCCTTGCTGCAACGCGCGGGCCATGTCGCGATTGATATGGGGCGTGTCCAAGACAGCCGCAGCGCCATGCGCGCACGCTTTGACGCCGCCGCGGCTGGGGCCGACGCGATCCTCACCTCTGGTGGCGCATCGGCGGGGGATGAAGACCACGTTTCGGCCTTGTTAACCGAAGCCGGTGCCATGGCGCTCTGGCGGATCGCGGTCAAACCGGGCCGCCCGTTGGGGCTTGGCCTCTGGCAGGGGGCGCCGGTGTTCTGCCTGCCCGGTAACCCGGTGGCAGCAATGGTCTGCACCTGTGTTTTCGGGCTGCCTGCGCTGGGTCTGCTTGCAGGACGCGGCTGGCAGGCCCCGCGCGGCTATAGCGTTCCGGCGGCCTTTACCAAACGCAAGAAACCGGGGCGGCGCGAATACCTGCGCGCCCGGATGCGCGATGGCCGCGCCGAGGTGTTCAAATCCGAAGGGTCGGGCCGGATCAGCGGCCTAAGCTGGGCCGAAGGGCTTGTAGAACTGCCCGATCACGCGCTCGATGTCGCGGAAGGCGACCCCGTCACCTTCATCCCTTGGGATGGTTTTATAAGCTAA
- a CDS encoding Lrp/AsnC family transcriptional regulator, with product MSDKLDEIDRRILSHLQRDASLSVDDISERVGLSRNACWRRIRVMEQAGVIRGRVVLADPVALGCPLEVMVLVRTSSHDAGWMERFQKTVRAMPEVVGAYRMTGDLDYLLRVRVADVPAYDAFYKRVIAQIPLSDISASFVMEEIKETTALPL from the coding sequence ATGAGTGATAAACTTGACGAAATAGACCGCCGCATTCTGTCGCACCTGCAACGCGATGCTTCGCTGAGCGTGGATGACATCTCAGAGCGTGTCGGCCTGTCGCGCAATGCGTGTTGGCGGCGTATCCGTGTGATGGAGCAAGCCGGGGTGATCCGGGGGCGGGTGGTGCTGGCTGATCCGGTCGCGCTTGGTTGCCCGCTTGAGGTCATGGTGCTGGTGCGCACCTCGTCGCATGATGCGGGGTGGATGGAGCGGTTTCAGAAAACAGTGCGCGCCATGCCCGAGGTCGTCGGCGCTTATCGCATGACCGGTGACCTTGATTACCTGTTGCGGGTGCGGGTCGCCGACGTCCCCGCTTATGATGCGTTTTACAAACGCGTGATTGCGCAAATTCCGCTCTCGGATATCTCGGCCAGTTTCGTTATGGAAGAGATCAAGGAAACCACGGCGCTGCCTCTGTGA
- the mobB gene encoding molybdopterin-guanine dinucleotide biosynthesis protein B produces MKIYGVTGWKNSGKTGLMERLVSEFTARGLTVSTLKHAHHAFDVDQAGTDSFRHRAAGAGQVLLASGRRWALMSELGDAPEPPLTELLAKLNPCDLVLIEGYKRADHPKIEAHRAATKQPLIAPDDPTIRAVASDSDLTLDRPVFDLNNTKVIADFIWAEVANKVAQNG; encoded by the coding sequence ATGAAAATCTATGGCGTTACCGGCTGGAAAAACTCCGGCAAAACCGGCCTGATGGAGCGTTTGGTGAGCGAATTCACCGCCCGCGGCCTGACCGTTTCGACCCTCAAACACGCCCACCATGCGTTCGACGTTGACCAAGCCGGCACCGACAGCTTCCGCCACCGTGCCGCCGGGGCCGGACAAGTGCTGCTCGCCTCCGGTCGCCGCTGGGCCTTGATGAGCGAGCTTGGCGACGCGCCAGAGCCGCCCCTGACAGAGTTACTGGCCAAGCTGAACCCCTGCGATCTGGTCCTGATCGAAGGCTATAAACGCGCCGACCACCCCAAGATCGAAGCACACCGCGCCGCGACCAAACAGCCCCTCATCGCGCCCGATGACCCCACGATCCGCGCCGTGGCCAGCGATAGCGACCTGACCCTTGATCGCCCGGTGTTTGATCTGAACAATACCAAGGTGATTGCCGATTTCATCTGGGCTGAGGTGGCAAACAAGGTTGCGCAAAATGGCTAA
- a CDS encoding AzlC family ABC transporter permease, protein MRATTEKFAYWEGVRDGAPFMMVVVPFALLFGVVASEAGLSVLETTAFSIVVIAGAAQFTALQLMQEHAPTFIVILSALTVNLRMAMYSAALTPHLGAAPLWKRALVAYLTVDQSYACSVAAYERHPDWRLAHKLSYFFGACSPVIPLWMAASVLGAWVGKSIPPEFALDFAVPITFLALITPMLRTVAHVAAAVVAVLLALAMTWVPFNLGLIFAALGGMMAGAQVEVVMERRRGDG, encoded by the coding sequence ATGCGCGCCACCACCGAAAAATTCGCCTATTGGGAAGGGGTCCGCGACGGGGCGCCTTTTATGATGGTGGTGGTTCCATTCGCCCTGCTGTTCGGCGTTGTGGCGAGCGAGGCGGGCCTGAGCGTGCTGGAAACCACTGCGTTTTCGATTGTGGTGATCGCCGGCGCGGCGCAGTTCACCGCCCTGCAGCTGATGCAGGAGCATGCGCCGACCTTTATCGTGATCCTGTCTGCGTTGACGGTGAACCTGCGTATGGCGATGTACTCTGCTGCCCTGACCCCGCATCTGGGCGCGGCGCCGTTGTGGAAGCGGGCCTTGGTCGCCTATCTGACTGTCGATCAAAGCTATGCCTGTTCGGTTGCTGCCTATGAGAGGCACCCGGATTGGCGATTGGCACATAAGCTGTCGTATTTCTTTGGGGCCTGCTCGCCGGTGATTCCGCTGTGGATGGCGGCATCGGTTTTGGGCGCCTGGGTCGGCAAGTCGATCCCGCCGGAATTTGCATTGGATTTTGCGGTGCCGATCACGTTTCTGGCTTTGATCACGCCGATGTTGCGCACGGTGGCGCATGTGGCGGCGGCGGTTGTGGCTGTGTTGCTGGCGCTTGCGATGACTTGGGTGCCGTTTAACCTTGGTCTGATTTTTGCCGCTCTGGGCGGAATGATGGCCGGTGCGCAGGTCGAAGTGGTAATGGAACGGAGGCGCGGTGATGGCTGA
- a CDS encoding aa3-type cytochrome c oxidase subunit IV translates to MADHKHGEMDIRVQKETFDGFVTFATRSTIAIIVALIVLALIGA, encoded by the coding sequence ATGGCTGATCACAAACACGGCGAAATGGACATCCGGGTTCAAAAAGAAACCTTTGACGGGTTTGTAACCTTTGCCACCCGGTCAACAATCGCGATTATCGTTGCATTGATTGTCCTTGCGTTGATCGGGGCCTGA